Genomic segment of Streptomyces alboniger:
GCCGGACGCCAGCCCGGGCATGCCCTGAGCGTACGTGTGTGGGATGCCGGGAGCGAGCGGCCAAGAGCGATTTGCTGCGCATCGTGGCGATCGAGGGCGCCTGCGTCCCCGACCCAAGCGGTACGCTGCCCGGCCGGGGTGCGTATGTGCATCCCGCCCTGGTCTGTCTGGACCTGGCGGTCCGCCGCCGGGCGTTCCCTCGGGCCTTCCGCGCCCAGGGTCCGCTCGACACGGAGGCGTTGCGCCGAGCTGTCGAGACAGTTGCCGAGCAGGCAACACCGTAAGACGTGGTCGCACGGAACCCCGTGCGGCCTTGGTATTCCGCGAGTTGGAAGTAGGTCGAGATTGCGATGAGCACTCGATGAGCACGCGATGAGTACGCCCATGAAGTAGCGACGGTCCGGCGTAACCCGGACCTAAAAGGAGCGAAGTGGCTAAGGTCCGGGTATACGAACTCGCCAAGGAGTTCGGGGTAGAGAGCAAGGCCGTCATGGCCAAGCTCCAAGAACTCGGTGAATTCGTACGTTCGGCGTCCTCGACGATCGAGGCGCCCGTAGTACGCAAACTGACTGACGCATTCCAGC
This window contains:
- a CDS encoding YlxR family protein; translation: MSGRTPARACPERTCVGCRERAAKSDLLRIVAIEGACVPDPSGTLPGRGAYVHPALVCLDLAVRRRAFPRAFRAQGPLDTEALRRAVETVAEQATP